The window TGAAGTATGAAGTGGAAAATTTTTATCCTTCAGACTTTTACTTCTTAATCATGATTTTTTTGACATGATCAATTGCAGAAAACCTGATTTATGAAGTTGTATTGATTTCAGAATTCATACTTCATACTTCAGACTTTTGCAAATATTTTTCTGCATCTTTTTCAACTGCTGTACCTTTGAAAAAGTCGCGGTTGAGGCTGGTGTACAACTCTAAAGGATGGATGGAGAGGAAATAACGTAAATCTTCTGCTGTGATGATTTCTTGTTCTACCATTGCGTAAGCATTGGCAACAACAGCAGTAATATCCGGCACATCCCAGTGACCAGCATCGGAACCTAAGAAAGCTTTGACTCGATTGCCAAAAGGTAAGGCTGCTCGGTTAAATGCCTGTGATACCCGTGTATCATCGGATTCTGTGCCGAAGTAGAAGTGATTCAAGAAGCGATCGCGCACATCTTCTGGTTTCTCAATCCCCGCCAGTGCAAATTCGTCTAGTTCACCTGGGTCTTCAGGAGCCAATAAGTGATGGTGGAATCCCAAACCATCGCCAATTTGATCCAACCGACCATGCACTAATTCGCCACCATAACGCGCATAGTATTCGGTGAGGGCTTCTTTATCTACCAACCTGGGGTCATTCCCACTTAATAAATGCTGTTTGTTGCGGGTTTCCCAATGCCAGATAATATCGGCGTATAAACTAGCACCCCAAGCTGAACCACCTTCCATAAAGGCAAATTTTAAGGAGGGGAAGCGACGGGTAACACCACCAAAGAATAGGGATTTACAGAGGGCTTCGGCAGCGATCGCAAAGTGGTTGATGTGATTATACTGGGCGTTAGTAACGGAGCGTTGAGTCGTCCAACCTTGGCTAGAAGCGTGAGTCGTTGGTATCACCTTCAATTCAACGCACTTCGCCCAAAATGGATCGTAATCATACTCACTATCCAAGCCAAAGTTATCAATCCAAACCACCTCATTGGCTACTTCCGGGCCATACTTCTCAAAAGCCGGAATCGGACGACGCACATAACCAGGAATTTGAATTGTTTTTAGTCCCAAAACATTCACCGCATATTCCAATTCTTCAATCGCCTCTTGGGGCGTGTGCATTGGGATAGCTGCAATTGGGGTGATTCTATCAGCGTAGGGACGGAAAATATCAGCGTGGTAAATGTTAATCGCCCGACAAACAGCCCGACGCATTTCTTCATTGCCAATATTGGGAGCCATCGTCGCCAAGTTAGGATAGACGACAGCAAAATCTGTACCCGATTCTTGCAGCCGTTCGTGGAGTAACTTCGGCAAGCTGATAGTAGCTAGATTTAAAGTATTTTTGGTAGGACGACCCCACCAGTTAGGCCGATTGGTGCGATATGCAAAACGCTCTTCCCAGCTTTGCTTGTACCACTTAAAGCGGGAAGCCCCTGGTAAATGTTCCTTGAATCGTTCGGCGATCGCACTTCCACCAACTTGTTCTAAATAATCTAAGACTGCTGGTTCAAATTCCTGGGTATGGACATCGGTATCGATGACTGGATAACCCAGCTTTTCCCGAATCTGCGCTGACCTAGATTTTTGTGGACGTTCTAAGGCAATGGTCATGATGGTTTACCTATTAGACTTCTGGTACTGATGTTGGAGAAGAAGAATTTTTTTGTCTCACGCAGAGGCGCAAAGGCGCAAAGAGTTATGGGATTTATGCAAGAACTCTCTCAAACTCTTCTTCGCGCCCTACCCTGCGGGAAGCCGCTAACGCGTCTATGCGCCCTTTGCGGTTCGTTAAACTGATTGACTTGCCAAATACTCTTCTGCTGCTGTTTCCACCGCCGTTCCCTTGAAGAAATCGCTGTTGAGGCTGGTGTACAATTCCAACGGATGAATCGACAAGAAATAACGCAAATCTTCTTCGTTCAAAATCCCGCGTTCGACAAAAGAATAGGCATTAGCCGCAACCGCAGTAATATCAGGCACATCCCAGTGACCAGAGTCAGAACCTAAGAAAGCTTTGATGCGATCGCCATAAGGATTCGCCTTTCGGTTAAAAGCATGGGCAACACGAGTATCATCTGATTCTGTGCCGAAGTAGAAGCTATTTAAGAAGCGATCGCGGATATCTTCTGGCTGCTTCACTCCTGCTAAAGCAAACTCATCCAGTTCACCAGGATCATGAGGTGCTACCAAATCAGCGTGGAAGCCTAAACCACTACCCAAGCCATCCAAGCGGCCATGTACATGTTCGCCACCGTAGCGGAGGTAATACTCTAAGAGTTCTTCGCGGTTGACATTGGCCGGGTTGTTAAATTCCAGCATGTGGTCTTTATTGCGCGTATCCCAGTGCCAAATCAAATCAGTGTAGAGACTCGCACCCCAAGCCGAACCACCTTCTAAAAAGGCAAATTTCAAGGTCGGGAAGCGATGAGTCACACCACCGAAGAACAAAGCTTTACAGAGTGCTTCCCCAGCAGAAGCAAAATGTCCAATGTGGTTGTATTGATAGTTGGATATGGAGCGACGTTGTATCCAGCCCATACCACTAGAATGGGTGGTAGGAACAACTTTTAATTCGACGCACTTCGCCCAGAAGGGGTCGTAATCATATTTACTATCTAAGCCGTAGGTATCAATCCAAATAGCTTCATTGGCAACTTCTTGGCCATACTTCTCAAAGGCGGGAATCGGACGGCGGACGTGTCCGGGGATTTGAATAGCTTTTAATCCTAAGACTTTGACAGCATATTCTAATTCAGCGATCGCTTCTTCGGGGGTGTTCATTGGGATGGCTGCGATCGGTGTCAGGCGATCGGCATATTGGCGGAAAATGTCGGCGTGGTATGTATTCACCGCCCGACAAACAGCCAACCGCATTTCCTCGTTACCGATGTGGGGAGCCATTGTTGCCAAGTTAGGATACACAACTGCGAAGTCTGTACCAGCTTCTTGCAGTCTTTCGTGTAGTAACTTTGGCAAACTAATAGTGGCTAAATTCAGCGCATCATTGGTTGGACGAGTCCAAAATGGTGGACGTGCAGTCCGATAAGCGCGGCGTTCTTCCCAAGATTGTTTAAACCATTTAGAACGAGATGAACCTGGTAAATGGTCTTGGAAACGTTCAACAATTTTGCTTCCAGCAACTTGCTCTAAATAATCTAAAAAAGCCGGGGGAAATTCTTGGGTATGAACATCTGTATCAATGATGGGATAACCCAATTTTTCCCGAATCTGCGCCGATTTAGTTTTTTTCGGCCGCTCTAATGCAATAGTCATAGGAATAATCCCGGTGATATGTTTTCAGTACATGGCGGGGATGGCAATGTTTTTTAACTCAGACTAGTAGTCTGCCAAGAGAACTTTGTGTGGTGGCTGGCAGAGGGGCAGAGGAGAGAGTACCTTCATTCCCCCCTGCTCCCCTGCTCCCTTACAGGGTCTACACAGCAATATTGGGTTGGTGGACTACTAGAGATGATGCAAGACTATTTCACCATCCAATCTGATAAAGCAAAGTCTGACTTCGCTAACTTTTGCGCTACCAGAAAATTTTTCGTACCTTCTAAAAGTTTCACGCCTTCAGATGGAAATGGTTCTTCAGGCACTTGATTAAGTGGGTAAGATGTCTTGATAATGTTGACTGGATATTTACTAGTCTGAGCGTGATATTTGTAATATTCTTCGGAGTTAGCTTTTAAATCTTTGACAGATGTTGTCAGGATTGTATTGAATTTTTGGGGAAAATCCGGCTTTTGGGCGAGAAACTTTTCTGTTGCAACTACTAATGATGTCCCCGACAAACCTTGATGATCTGCCGATGAATCAATTATCGGAAACCCTTGGGATTTGAGAAAAGGCCCCATATCGCTAGAAGTTGCATAAGCCGCAATATCACCACGTTCTAAAGCTGACTTTGCCTCGGTACTCATTAAGTGAACAACTTTGACATCTTTAGCCAATTTTGTCTGATCTAATAGACCCAACAGGTAGCGGTGCATATATGAGCCTTTTTGGGTAGCTATTCTCTGCCCTTTTAGCTCAGTCAAAGAATTTGCCCCGTTTTTTTTCGCTACTAGCCAAGCGGTGTTATTAAATTGAGTAATCCGCAGCAACCTAGTATCAATACCCCTAGCTTTCAGAACGATGGCTGGTGTATCCCCCAAAAAACCAACATCTATTTGTCCTGCAACCAGAGACTCATTTAAATCTGGGCCGTTACCAAATCTGGCAAAGGTAATATTCTGAAATCCAGATTTTTGCAGTTCTCGTTCTAATATTCCTTGTTTTTTTGCCCAACCTAAAGGCCCTGTAGGTTCTGCACTCCCCACATAGCCTATACGTAAGGTAGTTACAGCCGGACTAACATTTTCCGCTTGGACTTTAGAATTATTACTGCCTTGGCTACAAGCTGTTGTTAGTAGCAGCAGGAAGCAAACAACTACAGTTGATATTGTTTTTGGTCTGAAGAAACTATTTCCTACTGCGAACGACAGCATATCTATATTGATTACTCCTTATTTCATCTGTTTTAAGACTTGAAATGTTTGGTCGGTTTTGGCAGTAGAAGTTTGCTGCTTTCCCCAACCAACATTTTTGCGGTAACTGCCCAATAATCCGGTAGCCGCCAATTCTGCCTCGTTAACTGAGGTTTGTAGCTCCGTGTCTGGTGCTACATAAAGAGCGTCAACGGGGCAGTACAATTCGCACATAAAGCAGGTTTGACAATCGCTTTGACGTGCAATTGTGGGCGGTGCATCAGGTACAATATCAAATACGTTGGTAGGGCAAACGTTAACGCAGAGATTACACTGAATACATCGTGACTCGCTGACTAACTCAATCACGCTGCTGCTCCTGCTACTGATAAAGATTTATCGGTACTGCTGAGTGGTTGAGTTTTGACCCAAACTTGATCTAAACCACCGCTAATTAAGTAATGCTGTTGATTCGCATCTTGTTGGGGATAGTCTTGGTGTTTGTGCATACCCCGTGTTTCTTTGCGTTCTAAGGCACTGTTGTACATCCATCTTGCTGTCGCTACCATTGCGGCGGCTTCTCGCGCTCGGATGAGTTGACTGTCTTCTATTTGGGTATCGCGGATTATTTGCCACAGGTTATCCAGGCGGGAAAGAGAATCGGATAAGCCTTTTTCTGTGCGGAAGTAATTGCGATTGTAGGGGAAGACTTCGGTTTGTACGGCTTGGATAAATTCGTTGATGTTTGGGCTAGAAGCGTTCTCAGCTTTGGGTTGTAATGCTGCTTCACCCACGCCGCGAACTAGGCGTTGATTTGCTTGCTGTCCTAAGTTTAAGGCATACTGCGCCGCCGAATTTCCCGCCCAATAACCAGAGGAAATTGCCCAAGCTGCATTATGGCTACCGCCACCTGTAAACCCACCACAAATTAATTCGCGGGTAGCCGCATCACCAGCTGCATACAATCCAGGAACGGAAGCAGCGCAGGTGTCATCGGTAATCCGAATGCCACCTGTACCGCGTACTGTACCTTCTAGGCGTAAGGTAATGCGAAAACGCTGGGTAAATGGGTCGATTCGCGCTCTATCAAAGGGTAAGAAGAAGTTGGGCTGGGCTGAACGCATAGATGAGCGCATTTCTGGGGACGCTTGATCTAAAATTGCGTAAACAGGCTGTTGCAGTAAGGTTTCTGCAATCACAGAACGTCCACGTTGGGAACCTGCGCCAGGTACGGGCGTGCCATCTTCGTAGGTAAAGGTAGCCCAGTTGTAGAAGAGGGTTTTGGTGACTGAGGAAAAGGCAGGAGAGATGCCGTAAGCATTGGAAAACTCCATACCCGACATTTCGGCACCTGCTTCTGCCGCCATCAAGTAACCATCCCCAGTTAGGATGTTGCACCCTAACGCTTTGCTCAAGAATGCACAACCACCTGTGGCGATGATGGTCGCTCCTGAAATGACTTTCCACTTTTCATGAGTTTGGCGGTTAATCCCCGTTGCGCCGGCAACTTTGCCTTCTGCGTCTACCAGCAGTTCTAAGGCGGGGCTGTGGTCTAAGATTTTGACTCCAGCCCGTTGAATTTGCCGCCGCATTAGCCGCATATATTCTGGTCCTTGGAGCGATCGCCGATATGGTTTACCTTCATCATCGGTGGGGAAGGGATAACCCCAATCAGCTAATAAGTTGACGTTCGTAAATGTCTGATCCAAAACACGCTTCATCCAACTGCGATCGGCTAAGAATCCCCCCAATGATTCTCGACTCGCCATTGCAGTCTCTCGTGCTTCTGGTTCGGGTGGTACATACCACACGCCATTACCAGAGGCCGCCGCACATCCCGACGTACCACAGTAACCTTTGTCTACCAATACCACCCTCGCCCCACCAGACGCAGCACTCCAAGCAGCCCATGTACCTGCCGGGCCACCTCCAATTACAAGTACATCTGCCTCTAAATTGAGTGCAAAATTATTTACCAACGTCTTCAACATTCACCTTCTCTCCCCATTGATAGCTGCACACCGGAGAAAATTCTTTTCTTACTCTGCTAACTGCTTAATAACAGTCCTAGTACATCAGTTTTTGTGGCTGATGATTAGCAGATTTGTCTTATTAATACGGTAACTTGACCAATTTACCGTAGTTTTAACCATAACGAAGTCTCTCATGGTTCTCTAAAAAAAGCAAGCCTCTTTGATCAATTCCCAAGTAACGTTATATGAAGCAGCCTTTATGCCCAGACAAATGGCTTGCTTTTTACATTAGTTTATGCAAATATCACAAGAGTAATCCTAAACAACATAAACTCTATCGATTTACCGTTGTTTAAGTATCTAGTATCAAACATAAACCAAGTTTGGGCTATTTATCTATCATTACCAACCCGACTCTGATGTTTGTTGAGTTGGCAGAAATTGATATCAACTAGGTACTTCGAGATATTATCACTAGATTTACAAGCCGAATTATGCCAGTTAAAAATTTTTACTAGAAATGTGTAATTTTCTCCAAACAACTTTTATTTGTCATGAAATTTGTATAAAAATTTGAATTTTTCGCTTGACAAATACACCATAAAATCTGAAAAAATGAATCATCAATAATATTTTATTAGTTCAATCGGGGCAATTGAATTAATAATCTATGGAACTAAAGGATTTGGATTGTCGGAAACAAAATTTATCAGCATCTGCATTGATTCAGTGTTTAATTATTTTTTAAGAATTCAGCAATCAGGAATCATAAATAGGAATTTCCCAAAAATCCAGGATAATCGATTCTTTGCTTGATCAATGTTTTCTGTTTTGTCTCAGCATCTTAACTCCTAAAATTATCATTCCTTCATGCTGACAAAATTGTTTTGTAAAAATTGATTGATAGTTAACAAGTAAATATTGCAACTAAATAACTTGGAAAACATAAATTCCAGGAATAATATCATCCCTATTTTTGCTCTTACATAAGGTTTTATTACCTTTGCTAGAACATAAATCCAGATTTTGTGAGAACAACCCATGTCTAAATTTTTGTGGAAACATTTGCTAGTGATCCCCACCGTTTTTTATGGATTTTTATTTCTATCTTCAGTAGCAAATGCAGATGTTTCTAACGTCACACCAACAGAAACTCAAGCAACACAAGAAATCCCCAAGACAATTACGCAACTTGAAGAAGTCAACAATTCTGCCACTGAAATGACTGGACAAGTGACATCAGTTTCGCAACTATCTGATGTCAGACCGACAGATTGGGCATTTCAGGCCTTGCAATCTCTGGTAGAACGCTATGGTACGATCGCAGGCTATCCAGATGGTACATTTAAAGGCAACCGTGCTTTAAGTCGCTATGAATTCGCCGCAGGTTTAAATGCTGCACTTGACCGCCTGAGTGAGTTGATTGCTTCTAATACTGCTGATTTAGTTAAGAAAGAAGATTTAGCGACACTGGAAAAACTACAAGCAGAATTTGCCCCGGAATTACAACAATTACGCGCAAGACTAGATAGTTTAGAAGCGCGGACTGCGGAAGTAGAAGCCAATCAATTTTCTACTACGACTAAACTAGTGGGTGATGCTGTATTTATAGTAGCTGATACCTTTGGCGATCGCGCCAACAATCGCCCCGCCAATGATACAAAAGATGATACTCAAACCGTTTTTGGCTATCGCTCTCGGTTAATTTTACAAACTAGCTTTACGGGCAGAGACCAACTTTCAGCCATCTTATCATCCAACACTATTCCTAACTTAACCAGCAGCACTGGCACAGCCATGACGCGGTTCACATTTGATAGAGGTAATGATGAAGGCGTATTTCTAAGCCAATTAGTCTACCGTTTTCCTCTAGGGAAAAATGCCACTATTTGGGTAGGGCCAAGAGCATTGCAACCAGCTCTTTATGCTCCAACTTTAAACTCTGCTATAGGTGGGCTAAATGGCGCTGTTTCTCGATTTGCCACATTTAACCCAACTGTTTACAGACCTGGTTTTGATGGTGCTGGTGCGGCTTTGGGTTACAAATTTAGTAATCAAATACAATTGAGTTTAGGCTACACAGCCGATAACCTCCAGGCTAGTAATCCTAGTGGCACAGGTAACGGATTTACTGATGCTAATAACATCATTTTCAGTCAGCTAACTTTATCGCCCAGCCGTCAGTTAGATATTGGTCTCACCTACGCACATAAATATTTTGGGACTAGAACTGGGTTTAACTTAACTGGTGGTACAGGTAGTGCTTTCGCCAGAAATCCGTTTGAACAAAACTCCACCTCAACCGATAATTTTGGGTTGCAATTTAATTGGAGAGCCAGCCGCCGCGTTGTTGTCGGTGGTTGGTTTGGCTATACATTGGCTCATCAAGAAAGTGGCCCTGATAACGATGCCACAATCATTAATGGCGCACTCACACTTGCTTTTCCAGACTTATTTAAAGAAGGTAATGTTGGTGGATTTATCGTGGGTGTACCACCAAAAGTTACGAGCAACGATTATCGGCCTAGAGCAAACGCCGCACGTCGGGAAGACCCAGATACGTCTTTACATTTAGAAGCTTTTTATACATTCCGCGTGAATGATAACGTGCGGGTGACACCAACTTTTTATGTGATTACAAGTCCAGAACATAACGATGCTAATGATGCAATTTGGGTAGGTGCATTGCGGACTACCTTTAGCTTCTAAGACAAAAAAAAGAAATTGTCAAATTTGGACTTGTGTTTCTCATGATTTACGGTATAATCATCACTATTAAATACGGTAACTCTACCGAAAAACCGTAGTTTATTAAGTTAGCTTAACAATAATGCAAATTCTTTGGTTTATACCTACGGCGCGTGACGGACAATATTTAGGAACACAACTTGGGGGACGGGATGCAACTCCAGAGTATTTACAGCAAATTGCCCAAGCTGTAGATAACTTAGGCTATACAGGCGCTTTATTGCCCACAGGGCCTTTTTGTGAAGATGCTTGGATAACAGCCGCCTCACTCATCTCTGTTACCAAAAGGATGAAGTTTTTAGTAGCGATTCGTCCTGGAATTAGTTCACCCAGCTTTGCGGCAAGGATGGCAGCAACGTTTGACCGAATGTCGCATGGGCGATTGCTAATTAACGTCGTCACAGGTGGAGAACCAAAGCAATTAGCAGGGGATGGCTTGCATCTAAGTCATGACGATCGCTATGACTTAACTGATGAATTCCTCACAGTTTGGCGGGGAATTATGAGTGGGGAAACAGTGGATTTCCAAGGTAAATACCTTGATATTCAAGGCGCTAAACTGTTATTTCCACCCCTGCAAAAACCCTATCCGCCACTGTGGTTTGGCGGTTCATCAGCAGCAGCCCAGCGTGTTGCCGCCAAACACGTAGATGCTTATTTAACTTGGGGAGAACCCCCAGAACAAGTCGCCCAAAAAATTGCTGAAGTTAAGCAACTAGCAGCAGCCCAAGGTAGAAGCGTGCGTTTTGGGATTCGTTTGCACGTCATTGTGCGGGAAACTGAGTCCGCCGCTTGGGATGCAGCCAACGAGTTGATTAAATACGTCGATGAAGATGCGATCGCCCAAGCCCAAAAAGCCTTTGCTAGTTCCGATTCCGAGGGGCAGCGACGGATGACACAACTACATAACGGCAGTCGAGAAACTCTAGAAATTAGCCCTAACCTCTGGACAGGAATTGGATTAGTCAGAGGTGGTGCTGGTACAGCATTAGTTGGTGATCCCGATACCGTAGCCGCCAGGATGTTGGAGTATCAAAAACTAGGCATAGAAACCTTCATATTTTCTGGATATCCCCATCTAGAAGAAGCTTATCGGACTGCCGAATTATTATTTCCGCACCTGCCGTTGCAAACTGAACCGGCACCATCCACACAACCAGTTTTGACTTCTATCGCCAGTGAAAAATTTGCGAAACAACTAACGAGTGCCTCATGACTATTACCTTAAAAAACACCAAAAATATCAGCATCTCGCTGAGTGAGTTATTCCAAAATCAGCAAGTCCAAAAAATAGTCCCTTGGATTGTGCCGATTAGTGTGGTCATACTTTGGGAGTTATCATCCAGAGTTGGTTTACTTTCCAATCGGATTTTACCTGCGCCCAGTGGTGTAGTAATTACAGCACTTAGATTAGCTGCCAGTGGCGAATTATTTCAACATATAGGGATTAGTGCCGGACGAGCAATTTCTGGTTTTTTAGTTGGGGGCAGTATTGGGTTTAGTTTGGGTTTACT is drawn from Aulosira sp. FACHB-615 and contains these coding sequences:
- a CDS encoding amidohydrolase family protein; translated protein: MTIALERPKKTKSAQIREKLGYPIIDTDVHTQEFPPAFLDYLEQVAGSKIVERFQDHLPGSSRSKWFKQSWEERRAYRTARPPFWTRPTNDALNLATISLPKLLHERLQEAGTDFAVVYPNLATMAPHIGNEEMRLAVCRAVNTYHADIFRQYADRLTPIAAIPMNTPEEAIAELEYAVKVLGLKAIQIPGHVRRPIPAFEKYGQEVANEAIWIDTYGLDSKYDYDPFWAKCVELKVVPTTHSSGMGWIQRRSISNYQYNHIGHFASAGEALCKALFFGGVTHRFPTLKFAFLEGGSAWGASLYTDLIWHWDTRNKDHMLEFNNPANVNREELLEYYLRYGGEHVHGRLDGLGSGLGFHADLVAPHDPGELDEFALAGVKQPEDIRDRFLNSFYFGTESDDTRVAHAFNRKANPYGDRIKAFLGSDSGHWDVPDITAVAANAYSFVERGILNEEDLRYFLSIHPLELYTSLNSDFFKGTAVETAAEEYLASQSV
- a CDS encoding FAD-dependent oxidoreductase; this encodes MLKTLVNNFALNLEADVLVIGGGPAGTWAAWSAASGGARVVLVDKGYCGTSGCAAASGNGVWYVPPEPEARETAMASRESLGGFLADRSWMKRVLDQTFTNVNLLADWGYPFPTDDEGKPYRRSLQGPEYMRLMRRQIQRAGVKILDHSPALELLVDAEGKVAGATGINRQTHEKWKVISGATIIATGGCAFLSKALGCNILTGDGYLMAAEAGAEMSGMEFSNAYGISPAFSSVTKTLFYNWATFTYEDGTPVPGAGSQRGRSVIAETLLQQPVYAILDQASPEMRSSMRSAQPNFFLPFDRARIDPFTQRFRITLRLEGTVRGTGGIRITDDTCAASVPGLYAAGDAATRELICGGFTGGGSHNAAWAISSGYWAGNSAAQYALNLGQQANQRLVRGVGEAALQPKAENASSPNINEFIQAVQTEVFPYNRNYFRTEKGLSDSLSRLDNLWQIIRDTQIEDSQLIRAREAAAMVATARWMYNSALERKETRGMHKHQDYPQQDANQQHYLISGGLDQVWVKTQPLSSTDKSLSVAGAAA
- the ssuD gene encoding FMNH2-dependent alkanesulfonate monooxygenase, which codes for MQILWFIPTARDGQYLGTQLGGRDATPEYLQQIAQAVDNLGYTGALLPTGPFCEDAWITAASLISVTKRMKFLVAIRPGISSPSFAARMAATFDRMSHGRLLINVVTGGEPKQLAGDGLHLSHDDRYDLTDEFLTVWRGIMSGETVDFQGKYLDIQGAKLLFPPLQKPYPPLWFGGSSAAAQRVAAKHVDAYLTWGEPPEQVAQKIAEVKQLAAAQGRSVRFGIRLHVIVRETESAAWDAANELIKYVDEDAIAQAQKAFASSDSEGQRRMTQLHNGSRETLEISPNLWTGIGLVRGGAGTALVGDPDTVAARMLEYQKLGIETFIFSGYPHLEEAYRTAELLFPHLPLQTEPAPSTQPVLTSIASEKFAKQLTSAS
- a CDS encoding 4Fe-4S binding protein, producing the protein MIELVSESRCIQCNLCVNVCPTNVFDIVPDAPPTIARQSDCQTCFMCELYCPVDALYVAPDTELQTSVNEAELAATGLLGSYRKNVGWGKQQTSTAKTDQTFQVLKQMK
- a CDS encoding ABC transporter substrate-binding protein, producing MLSFAVGNSFFRPKTISTVVVCFLLLLTTACSQGSNNSKVQAENVSPAVTTLRIGYVGSAEPTGPLGWAKKQGILERELQKSGFQNITFARFGNGPDLNESLVAGQIDVGFLGDTPAIVLKARGIDTRLLRITQFNNTAWLVAKKNGANSLTELKGQRIATQKGSYMHRYLLGLLDQTKLAKDVKVVHLMSTEAKSALERGDIAAYATSSDMGPFLKSQGFPIIDSSADHQGLSGTSLVVATEKFLAQKPDFPQKFNTILTTSVKDLKANSEEYYKYHAQTSKYPVNIIKTSYPLNQVPEEPFPSEGVKLLEGTKNFLVAQKLAKSDFALSDWMVK
- a CDS encoding amidohydrolase family protein produces the protein MTIALERPQKSRSAQIREKLGYPVIDTDVHTQEFEPAVLDYLEQVGGSAIAERFKEHLPGASRFKWYKQSWEERFAYRTNRPNWWGRPTKNTLNLATISLPKLLHERLQESGTDFAVVYPNLATMAPNIGNEEMRRAVCRAINIYHADIFRPYADRITPIAAIPMHTPQEAIEELEYAVNVLGLKTIQIPGYVRRPIPAFEKYGPEVANEVVWIDNFGLDSEYDYDPFWAKCVELKVIPTTHASSQGWTTQRSVTNAQYNHINHFAIAAEALCKSLFFGGVTRRFPSLKFAFMEGGSAWGASLYADIIWHWETRNKQHLLSGNDPRLVDKEALTEYYARYGGELVHGRLDQIGDGLGFHHHLLAPEDPGELDEFALAGIEKPEDVRDRFLNHFYFGTESDDTRVSQAFNRAALPFGNRVKAFLGSDAGHWDVPDITAVVANAYAMVEQEIITAEDLRYFLSIHPLELYTSLNRDFFKGTAVEKDAEKYLQKSEV
- a CDS encoding iron uptake porin, with the protein product MSKFLWKHLLVIPTVFYGFLFLSSVANADVSNVTPTETQATQEIPKTITQLEEVNNSATEMTGQVTSVSQLSDVRPTDWAFQALQSLVERYGTIAGYPDGTFKGNRALSRYEFAAGLNAALDRLSELIASNTADLVKKEDLATLEKLQAEFAPELQQLRARLDSLEARTAEVEANQFSTTTKLVGDAVFIVADTFGDRANNRPANDTKDDTQTVFGYRSRLILQTSFTGRDQLSAILSSNTIPNLTSSTGTAMTRFTFDRGNDEGVFLSQLVYRFPLGKNATIWVGPRALQPALYAPTLNSAIGGLNGAVSRFATFNPTVYRPGFDGAGAALGYKFSNQIQLSLGYTADNLQASNPSGTGNGFTDANNIIFSQLTLSPSRQLDIGLTYAHKYFGTRTGFNLTGGTGSAFARNPFEQNSTSTDNFGLQFNWRASRRVVVGGWFGYTLAHQESGPDNDATIINGALTLAFPDLFKEGNVGGFIVGVPPKVTSNDYRPRANAARREDPDTSLHLEAFYTFRVNDNVRVTPTFYVITSPEHNDANDAIWVGALRTTFSF